Proteins encoded by one window of Pelmatolapia mariae isolate MD_Pm_ZW linkage group LG14, Pm_UMD_F_2, whole genome shotgun sequence:
- the rap1gap2a gene encoding rap1 GTPase-activating protein 2a isoform X4 produces MSAEFFDMLEKMQVPKAEETKKWKDDYIPYPRIEDVLEKGGPYPQVILPQFGGYWIEDVEAPAGTPSSSESSFCEEEDGGEGMSPGGGHSYRLECNSTARAYRKHFLGKEHMNYYCTGSSIGNLIMSLKHEEAEGQEFLRIMLRSRTKTVHDRISLAGINQLPSVPQIAKVFCDDATGLKFNPVLYPRGSQLIVAYDEHEVNNTFKFGVIYQKFGQTSEEELFGNNEETPAFKEFLSILGDTVELQDFKGFRGGLDVSHGQTGSESVYTVFRQREIMFHVSTKLPFTEGDVQQLQRKRHIGNDIVAAVFQEEPTPFVPDMIASNFLHAYVLVQAENPCTEHTTYKVSVTAREDVPSFGPPLPNPAIFKKGPEFRDFLLTKLINAENACYKSDKFAKLEGRTRAALLDNLHDELHRQSQSALGLGQVGEEDKLENGGHGGLLESFKRAMRVRSHSMETMVGSHRHRSPGVGGGVPASLSGGGLPQSTSECTKSTFTPPVLSAKSPLKSPVKRRSGLFPRLHSSTETSSDKHTRSDQKFAESCPLSQDMKSETSSNPSSPEICPNKERPFVKLKECGGGRQNISRSSSSTSSFSSTTGETEALEELETASHPPIASSSAFSPALNIESQGSCTPVIMCRSPTDGKTKTSPRSNLKFRFDKMSHSSTTSE; encoded by the exons ATG TCCGCAGAGTTCTTCGACATGCTGGAAAAGATGCAG GTCCCTAAAGCTGAAGAGACCAAAAAATGGAAG GATGACTATATCCCCTACCCACGGATAGAAGAT GTCCTAGAGAAGGGTGGTCCATACCCCCAGGTAATCCTGCCCCAGTTCGGGGGTTATTGGATTGAGGATGTGGAAGCACCGGCAGGAACTCCATCTTCCTCAGAATCTAGTTTCTGTGAGGAGGAAGACGGAGGAGAGGGCATGAGCCCCGGTGGGGGGCACAGCTACCGTCTGGAGTGCAACAGCACAGCCCGTGCCTACCGCAAACACTTCCTGGGCAAG GAGCACATGAACTACTATTGCACCGGCAGCAGCATAGGCAACCTCATCATGTCCCTGAAACACGAAGAGGCTGAGGGACAGGAGTTCCTGCGCATCATGCTCAG GTCGAGGACCAAAACAGTTCACGATAGAATCTCTTTAGCAGGGATCAACCAGCTGCCCAGCGTACCACAGATTGCCAAG GTCTTTTGTGATGATGCCACAGGGCTGAAGTTCAACCCGGTCCTGTACCCACGG GGATCCCAGTTAATAGTGGCTTACGATGAACATGAGGTGAACAACACGTTCAAATTCGGAGTCATCTACCAGAAGTTTGGACAG ACATCAGAAGAGGAGCTATTTGGAAACAATGAGGAGACGCCAGCTTTCAAGGAGTTTCTCAGTATCCTAGGAGACACCGTTGAACTTCAAGATTTTAAAGG GTTCCGTGGTGGGCTGGACGTGTCCCATGGACAGACGGGGTCTGAATCTGTCTACACCGTCTTCAGACAGAGGGAGATTATGTTCCACGTGTCAACTAAGCTTCCCTTCACCGAGGGTGATGTTCAGCAG ctccaaAGAAAAAGGCACATAGGAAACGACATTGTGGCCGCAGTCTTCCAAGAAGAGCCCACACCGTTTGTTCCGGACATGATCGCCTCCAACTTCCTGCACGCCTACGTCCTGGTGCAGGCAGAGAACCCCTGCACAGAGCACACGACATACAAG GTGTCTGTTACGGCGAGGGAAGATGTACCTTCATTTGGACCTCCCCTCCCAAACCCAGCCATCTTCAAGAAG GGCCCAGAGTTTCGAGACTTCCTGCTGACAAAGCTGATCAATGCTGAAAACGCCTGCTACAAATCTGACAAATTCGCCAAACTGGAG GGGCGAACACGAGCCGCGCTGCTGGACAATCTCCACGACGAGCTGCACAGACAGAGTCAAAGCGCGCTTGGTCTGGGACAGGTCGGAGAGGAGGACAAGCTTGAGAACGGGGGACACGGAGGCCTGCTGGAGTCCTTCAAG AGAGCCATGCGGGTCAGGAGCCACTCCATGGAGACTATGGTAGGGTCTCACCGTCACAGGAGCCCCGGTGTAGGAGGTGGTGTTCCAGCCAGCCTCAGTGGTGGAGGTCTGCCGCAGAGCACCAGCGAATGCACAAAGAGCACCTTCACT CCTCCTGTACTGTCAGCCAAGTCTCCCCTGAAGAGCCCTGTAAAACGGCGCTCGGGTCTCTTCCCCCGTCTCCACTCCAGCACAGAAACCTCTTCAGACAAACACACGCGTAG CGACCAAAAGTTTGCAGAGAGCTGCCCGCTGTCCCAGGACATGAAATCAGAGACGTCATCCAATCCGAGCTCACCTGAGATCTGTCCCAACAAAGAAAG GCCGTTTGTCAAGCTGAAGGAGTGCGGCGGCGGCAGGCAGAACATTTCTCGTTCTTCTTCCAGCAccagcagcttcagcagcacCACGGGAGAAACAGAAGCTCTGGAAGAATTGGAGACG GCCAGCCATCCACCCATAGCTTCTTCCTCTGCCTTCAGCCCCGCACTCAACATAGAAAGCCAAGGGTCCTGCACCCCTGTCATCATGTGCCGCAGTCCAACAG aTGGAAAAACTAAGACTTCACCGAGGTCAAACTTGAAGTTCCGCTTTGACAAAATGAGCCACTCATCCACGACT TCTGAGTAG
- the rap1gap2a gene encoding rap1 GTPase-activating protein 2a isoform X6: MFSPACKGSAGEPRIDKSTLSALKARKQELLNISNVPLGECPPSPPRTAPPSMKSAEFFDMLEKMQVPKAEETKKWKDDYIPYPRIEDVLEKGGPYPQVILPQFGGYWIEDVEAPAGTPSSSESSFCEEEDGGEGMSPGGGHSYRLECNSTARAYRKHFLGKEHMNYYCTGSSIGNLIMSLKHEEAEGQEFLRIMLRSRTKTVHDRISLAGINQLPSVPQIAKVFCDDATGLKFNPVLYPRGSQLIVAYDEHEVNNTFKFGVIYQKFGQTSEEELFGNNEETPAFKEFLSILGDTVELQDFKGFRGGLDVSHGQTGSESVYTVFRQREIMFHVSTKLPFTEGDVQQLQRKRHIGNDIVAAVFQEEPTPFVPDMIASNFLHAYVLVQAENPCTEHTTYKVSVTAREDVPSFGPPLPNPAIFKKGPEFRDFLLTKLINAENACYKSDKFAKLEGRTRAALLDNLHDELHRQSQSALGLGQVGEEDKLENGGHGGLLESFKRAMRVRSHSMETMVGSHRHRSPGVGGGVPASLSGGGLPQSTSECTKSTFTPPVLSAKSPLKSPVKRRSGLFPRLHSSTETSSDKHTRSDQKFAESCPLSQDMKSETSSNPSSPEICPNKERPFVKLKECGGGRQNISRSSSSTSSFSSTTGETEALEELETASHPPIASSSAFSPALNIESQGSCTPVIMCRSPTDGKTKTSPRSNLKFRFDKMSHSSTTSE; encoded by the exons TCCGCAGAGTTCTTCGACATGCTGGAAAAGATGCAG GTCCCTAAAGCTGAAGAGACCAAAAAATGGAAG GATGACTATATCCCCTACCCACGGATAGAAGAT GTCCTAGAGAAGGGTGGTCCATACCCCCAGGTAATCCTGCCCCAGTTCGGGGGTTATTGGATTGAGGATGTGGAAGCACCGGCAGGAACTCCATCTTCCTCAGAATCTAGTTTCTGTGAGGAGGAAGACGGAGGAGAGGGCATGAGCCCCGGTGGGGGGCACAGCTACCGTCTGGAGTGCAACAGCACAGCCCGTGCCTACCGCAAACACTTCCTGGGCAAG GAGCACATGAACTACTATTGCACCGGCAGCAGCATAGGCAACCTCATCATGTCCCTGAAACACGAAGAGGCTGAGGGACAGGAGTTCCTGCGCATCATGCTCAG GTCGAGGACCAAAACAGTTCACGATAGAATCTCTTTAGCAGGGATCAACCAGCTGCCCAGCGTACCACAGATTGCCAAG GTCTTTTGTGATGATGCCACAGGGCTGAAGTTCAACCCGGTCCTGTACCCACGG GGATCCCAGTTAATAGTGGCTTACGATGAACATGAGGTGAACAACACGTTCAAATTCGGAGTCATCTACCAGAAGTTTGGACAG ACATCAGAAGAGGAGCTATTTGGAAACAATGAGGAGACGCCAGCTTTCAAGGAGTTTCTCAGTATCCTAGGAGACACCGTTGAACTTCAAGATTTTAAAGG GTTCCGTGGTGGGCTGGACGTGTCCCATGGACAGACGGGGTCTGAATCTGTCTACACCGTCTTCAGACAGAGGGAGATTATGTTCCACGTGTCAACTAAGCTTCCCTTCACCGAGGGTGATGTTCAGCAG ctccaaAGAAAAAGGCACATAGGAAACGACATTGTGGCCGCAGTCTTCCAAGAAGAGCCCACACCGTTTGTTCCGGACATGATCGCCTCCAACTTCCTGCACGCCTACGTCCTGGTGCAGGCAGAGAACCCCTGCACAGAGCACACGACATACAAG GTGTCTGTTACGGCGAGGGAAGATGTACCTTCATTTGGACCTCCCCTCCCAAACCCAGCCATCTTCAAGAAG GGCCCAGAGTTTCGAGACTTCCTGCTGACAAAGCTGATCAATGCTGAAAACGCCTGCTACAAATCTGACAAATTCGCCAAACTGGAG GGGCGAACACGAGCCGCGCTGCTGGACAATCTCCACGACGAGCTGCACAGACAGAGTCAAAGCGCGCTTGGTCTGGGACAGGTCGGAGAGGAGGACAAGCTTGAGAACGGGGGACACGGAGGCCTGCTGGAGTCCTTCAAG AGAGCCATGCGGGTCAGGAGCCACTCCATGGAGACTATGGTAGGGTCTCACCGTCACAGGAGCCCCGGTGTAGGAGGTGGTGTTCCAGCCAGCCTCAGTGGTGGAGGTCTGCCGCAGAGCACCAGCGAATGCACAAAGAGCACCTTCACT CCTCCTGTACTGTCAGCCAAGTCTCCCCTGAAGAGCCCTGTAAAACGGCGCTCGGGTCTCTTCCCCCGTCTCCACTCCAGCACAGAAACCTCTTCAGACAAACACACGCGTAG CGACCAAAAGTTTGCAGAGAGCTGCCCGCTGTCCCAGGACATGAAATCAGAGACGTCATCCAATCCGAGCTCACCTGAGATCTGTCCCAACAAAGAAAG GCCGTTTGTCAAGCTGAAGGAGTGCGGCGGCGGCAGGCAGAACATTTCTCGTTCTTCTTCCAGCAccagcagcttcagcagcacCACGGGAGAAACAGAAGCTCTGGAAGAATTGGAGACG GCCAGCCATCCACCCATAGCTTCTTCCTCTGCCTTCAGCCCCGCACTCAACATAGAAAGCCAAGGGTCCTGCACCCCTGTCATCATGTGCCGCAGTCCAACAG aTGGAAAAACTAAGACTTCACCGAGGTCAAACTTGAAGTTCCGCTTTGACAAAATGAGCCACTCATCCACGACT TCTGAGTAG
- the rap1gap2a gene encoding rap1 GTPase-activating protein 2a isoform X5, translating to MSAEFFDMLEKMQDDYIPYPRIEDVLEKGGPYPQVILPQFGGYWIEDVEAPAGTPSSSESSFCEEEDGGEGMSPGGGHSYRLECNSTARAYRKHFLGKEHMNYYCTGSSIGNLIMSLKHEEAEGQEFLRIMLRSRTKTVHDRISLAGINQLPSVPQIAKVFCDDATGLKFNPVLYPRGSQLIVAYDEHEVNNTFKFGVIYQKFGQTSEEELFGNNEETPAFKEFLSILGDTVELQDFKGFRGGLDVSHGQTGSESVYTVFRQREIMFHVSTKLPFTEGDVQQLQRKRHIGNDIVAAVFQEEPTPFVPDMIASNFLHAYVLVQAENPCTEHTTYKVSVTAREDVPSFGPPLPNPAIFKKGPEFRDFLLTKLINAENACYKSDKFAKLEGRTRAALLDNLHDELHRQSQSALGLGQVGEEDKLENGGHGGLLESFKRAMRVRSHSMETMVGSHRHRSPGVGGGVPASLSGGGLPQSTSECTKSTFTPPVLSAKSPLKSPVKRRSGLFPRLHSSTETSSDKHTRSDQKFAESCPLSQDMKSETSSNPSSPEICPNKERPFVKLKECGGGRQNISRSSSSTSSFSSTTGETEALEELETASHPPIASSSAFSPALNIESQGSCTPVIMCRSPTDGKTKTSPRSNLKFRFDKMSHSSTTSE from the exons ATG TCCGCAGAGTTCTTCGACATGCTGGAAAAGATGCAG GATGACTATATCCCCTACCCACGGATAGAAGAT GTCCTAGAGAAGGGTGGTCCATACCCCCAGGTAATCCTGCCCCAGTTCGGGGGTTATTGGATTGAGGATGTGGAAGCACCGGCAGGAACTCCATCTTCCTCAGAATCTAGTTTCTGTGAGGAGGAAGACGGAGGAGAGGGCATGAGCCCCGGTGGGGGGCACAGCTACCGTCTGGAGTGCAACAGCACAGCCCGTGCCTACCGCAAACACTTCCTGGGCAAG GAGCACATGAACTACTATTGCACCGGCAGCAGCATAGGCAACCTCATCATGTCCCTGAAACACGAAGAGGCTGAGGGACAGGAGTTCCTGCGCATCATGCTCAG GTCGAGGACCAAAACAGTTCACGATAGAATCTCTTTAGCAGGGATCAACCAGCTGCCCAGCGTACCACAGATTGCCAAG GTCTTTTGTGATGATGCCACAGGGCTGAAGTTCAACCCGGTCCTGTACCCACGG GGATCCCAGTTAATAGTGGCTTACGATGAACATGAGGTGAACAACACGTTCAAATTCGGAGTCATCTACCAGAAGTTTGGACAG ACATCAGAAGAGGAGCTATTTGGAAACAATGAGGAGACGCCAGCTTTCAAGGAGTTTCTCAGTATCCTAGGAGACACCGTTGAACTTCAAGATTTTAAAGG GTTCCGTGGTGGGCTGGACGTGTCCCATGGACAGACGGGGTCTGAATCTGTCTACACCGTCTTCAGACAGAGGGAGATTATGTTCCACGTGTCAACTAAGCTTCCCTTCACCGAGGGTGATGTTCAGCAG ctccaaAGAAAAAGGCACATAGGAAACGACATTGTGGCCGCAGTCTTCCAAGAAGAGCCCACACCGTTTGTTCCGGACATGATCGCCTCCAACTTCCTGCACGCCTACGTCCTGGTGCAGGCAGAGAACCCCTGCACAGAGCACACGACATACAAG GTGTCTGTTACGGCGAGGGAAGATGTACCTTCATTTGGACCTCCCCTCCCAAACCCAGCCATCTTCAAGAAG GGCCCAGAGTTTCGAGACTTCCTGCTGACAAAGCTGATCAATGCTGAAAACGCCTGCTACAAATCTGACAAATTCGCCAAACTGGAG GGGCGAACACGAGCCGCGCTGCTGGACAATCTCCACGACGAGCTGCACAGACAGAGTCAAAGCGCGCTTGGTCTGGGACAGGTCGGAGAGGAGGACAAGCTTGAGAACGGGGGACACGGAGGCCTGCTGGAGTCCTTCAAG AGAGCCATGCGGGTCAGGAGCCACTCCATGGAGACTATGGTAGGGTCTCACCGTCACAGGAGCCCCGGTGTAGGAGGTGGTGTTCCAGCCAGCCTCAGTGGTGGAGGTCTGCCGCAGAGCACCAGCGAATGCACAAAGAGCACCTTCACT CCTCCTGTACTGTCAGCCAAGTCTCCCCTGAAGAGCCCTGTAAAACGGCGCTCGGGTCTCTTCCCCCGTCTCCACTCCAGCACAGAAACCTCTTCAGACAAACACACGCGTAG CGACCAAAAGTTTGCAGAGAGCTGCCCGCTGTCCCAGGACATGAAATCAGAGACGTCATCCAATCCGAGCTCACCTGAGATCTGTCCCAACAAAGAAAG GCCGTTTGTCAAGCTGAAGGAGTGCGGCGGCGGCAGGCAGAACATTTCTCGTTCTTCTTCCAGCAccagcagcttcagcagcacCACGGGAGAAACAGAAGCTCTGGAAGAATTGGAGACG GCCAGCCATCCACCCATAGCTTCTTCCTCTGCCTTCAGCCCCGCACTCAACATAGAAAGCCAAGGGTCCTGCACCCCTGTCATCATGTGCCGCAGTCCAACAG aTGGAAAAACTAAGACTTCACCGAGGTCAAACTTGAAGTTCCGCTTTGACAAAATGAGCCACTCATCCACGACT TCTGAGTAG
- the rap1gap2a gene encoding rap1 GTPase-activating protein 2a isoform X1 — MSQSGGRLHNKKAGIRAAVILIGLLHKSRKVKEKEREREESEGKQELLNISNVPLGECPPSPPRTAPPSMKSAEFFDMLEKMQVPKAEETKKWKDDYIPYPRIEDVLEKGGPYPQVILPQFGGYWIEDVEAPAGTPSSSESSFCEEEDGGEGMSPGGGHSYRLECNSTARAYRKHFLGKEHMNYYCTGSSIGNLIMSLKHEEAEGQEFLRIMLRSRTKTVHDRISLAGINQLPSVPQIAKVFCDDATGLKFNPVLYPRGSQLIVAYDEHEVNNTFKFGVIYQKFGQTSEEELFGNNEETPAFKEFLSILGDTVELQDFKGFRGGLDVSHGQTGSESVYTVFRQREIMFHVSTKLPFTEGDVQQLQRKRHIGNDIVAAVFQEEPTPFVPDMIASNFLHAYVLVQAENPCTEHTTYKVSVTAREDVPSFGPPLPNPAIFKKGPEFRDFLLTKLINAENACYKSDKFAKLEGRTRAALLDNLHDELHRQSQSALGLGQVGEEDKLENGGHGGLLESFKRAMRVRSHSMETMVGSHRHRSPGVGGGVPASLSGGGLPQSTSECTKSTFTPPVLSAKSPLKSPVKRRSGLFPRLHSSTETSSDKHTRSDQKFAESCPLSQDMKSETSSNPSSPEICPNKERPFVKLKECGGGRQNISRSSSSTSSFSSTTGETEALEELETASHPPIASSSAFSPALNIESQGSCTPVIMCRSPTDGKTKTSPRSNLKFRFDKMSHSSTTSE, encoded by the exons TCCGCAGAGTTCTTCGACATGCTGGAAAAGATGCAG GTCCCTAAAGCTGAAGAGACCAAAAAATGGAAG GATGACTATATCCCCTACCCACGGATAGAAGAT GTCCTAGAGAAGGGTGGTCCATACCCCCAGGTAATCCTGCCCCAGTTCGGGGGTTATTGGATTGAGGATGTGGAAGCACCGGCAGGAACTCCATCTTCCTCAGAATCTAGTTTCTGTGAGGAGGAAGACGGAGGAGAGGGCATGAGCCCCGGTGGGGGGCACAGCTACCGTCTGGAGTGCAACAGCACAGCCCGTGCCTACCGCAAACACTTCCTGGGCAAG GAGCACATGAACTACTATTGCACCGGCAGCAGCATAGGCAACCTCATCATGTCCCTGAAACACGAAGAGGCTGAGGGACAGGAGTTCCTGCGCATCATGCTCAG GTCGAGGACCAAAACAGTTCACGATAGAATCTCTTTAGCAGGGATCAACCAGCTGCCCAGCGTACCACAGATTGCCAAG GTCTTTTGTGATGATGCCACAGGGCTGAAGTTCAACCCGGTCCTGTACCCACGG GGATCCCAGTTAATAGTGGCTTACGATGAACATGAGGTGAACAACACGTTCAAATTCGGAGTCATCTACCAGAAGTTTGGACAG ACATCAGAAGAGGAGCTATTTGGAAACAATGAGGAGACGCCAGCTTTCAAGGAGTTTCTCAGTATCCTAGGAGACACCGTTGAACTTCAAGATTTTAAAGG GTTCCGTGGTGGGCTGGACGTGTCCCATGGACAGACGGGGTCTGAATCTGTCTACACCGTCTTCAGACAGAGGGAGATTATGTTCCACGTGTCAACTAAGCTTCCCTTCACCGAGGGTGATGTTCAGCAG ctccaaAGAAAAAGGCACATAGGAAACGACATTGTGGCCGCAGTCTTCCAAGAAGAGCCCACACCGTTTGTTCCGGACATGATCGCCTCCAACTTCCTGCACGCCTACGTCCTGGTGCAGGCAGAGAACCCCTGCACAGAGCACACGACATACAAG GTGTCTGTTACGGCGAGGGAAGATGTACCTTCATTTGGACCTCCCCTCCCAAACCCAGCCATCTTCAAGAAG GGCCCAGAGTTTCGAGACTTCCTGCTGACAAAGCTGATCAATGCTGAAAACGCCTGCTACAAATCTGACAAATTCGCCAAACTGGAG GGGCGAACACGAGCCGCGCTGCTGGACAATCTCCACGACGAGCTGCACAGACAGAGTCAAAGCGCGCTTGGTCTGGGACAGGTCGGAGAGGAGGACAAGCTTGAGAACGGGGGACACGGAGGCCTGCTGGAGTCCTTCAAG AGAGCCATGCGGGTCAGGAGCCACTCCATGGAGACTATGGTAGGGTCTCACCGTCACAGGAGCCCCGGTGTAGGAGGTGGTGTTCCAGCCAGCCTCAGTGGTGGAGGTCTGCCGCAGAGCACCAGCGAATGCACAAAGAGCACCTTCACT CCTCCTGTACTGTCAGCCAAGTCTCCCCTGAAGAGCCCTGTAAAACGGCGCTCGGGTCTCTTCCCCCGTCTCCACTCCAGCACAGAAACCTCTTCAGACAAACACACGCGTAG CGACCAAAAGTTTGCAGAGAGCTGCCCGCTGTCCCAGGACATGAAATCAGAGACGTCATCCAATCCGAGCTCACCTGAGATCTGTCCCAACAAAGAAAG GCCGTTTGTCAAGCTGAAGGAGTGCGGCGGCGGCAGGCAGAACATTTCTCGTTCTTCTTCCAGCAccagcagcttcagcagcacCACGGGAGAAACAGAAGCTCTGGAAGAATTGGAGACG GCCAGCCATCCACCCATAGCTTCTTCCTCTGCCTTCAGCCCCGCACTCAACATAGAAAGCCAAGGGTCCTGCACCCCTGTCATCATGTGCCGCAGTCCAACAG aTGGAAAAACTAAGACTTCACCGAGGTCAAACTTGAAGTTCCGCTTTGACAAAATGAGCCACTCATCCACGACT TCTGAGTAG
- the rap1gap2a gene encoding rap1 GTPase-activating protein 2a isoform X2, translating to MSQSGGRLHNKKAGIRAAVILIGLLHKSRKVKEKEREREESEGKQELLNISNVPLGECPPSPPRTAPPSMKSAEFFDMLEKMQDDYIPYPRIEDVLEKGGPYPQVILPQFGGYWIEDVEAPAGTPSSSESSFCEEEDGGEGMSPGGGHSYRLECNSTARAYRKHFLGKEHMNYYCTGSSIGNLIMSLKHEEAEGQEFLRIMLRSRTKTVHDRISLAGINQLPSVPQIAKVFCDDATGLKFNPVLYPRGSQLIVAYDEHEVNNTFKFGVIYQKFGQTSEEELFGNNEETPAFKEFLSILGDTVELQDFKGFRGGLDVSHGQTGSESVYTVFRQREIMFHVSTKLPFTEGDVQQLQRKRHIGNDIVAAVFQEEPTPFVPDMIASNFLHAYVLVQAENPCTEHTTYKVSVTAREDVPSFGPPLPNPAIFKKGPEFRDFLLTKLINAENACYKSDKFAKLEGRTRAALLDNLHDELHRQSQSALGLGQVGEEDKLENGGHGGLLESFKRAMRVRSHSMETMVGSHRHRSPGVGGGVPASLSGGGLPQSTSECTKSTFTPPVLSAKSPLKSPVKRRSGLFPRLHSSTETSSDKHTRSDQKFAESCPLSQDMKSETSSNPSSPEICPNKERPFVKLKECGGGRQNISRSSSSTSSFSSTTGETEALEELETASHPPIASSSAFSPALNIESQGSCTPVIMCRSPTDGKTKTSPRSNLKFRFDKMSHSSTTSE from the exons TCCGCAGAGTTCTTCGACATGCTGGAAAAGATGCAG GATGACTATATCCCCTACCCACGGATAGAAGAT GTCCTAGAGAAGGGTGGTCCATACCCCCAGGTAATCCTGCCCCAGTTCGGGGGTTATTGGATTGAGGATGTGGAAGCACCGGCAGGAACTCCATCTTCCTCAGAATCTAGTTTCTGTGAGGAGGAAGACGGAGGAGAGGGCATGAGCCCCGGTGGGGGGCACAGCTACCGTCTGGAGTGCAACAGCACAGCCCGTGCCTACCGCAAACACTTCCTGGGCAAG GAGCACATGAACTACTATTGCACCGGCAGCAGCATAGGCAACCTCATCATGTCCCTGAAACACGAAGAGGCTGAGGGACAGGAGTTCCTGCGCATCATGCTCAG GTCGAGGACCAAAACAGTTCACGATAGAATCTCTTTAGCAGGGATCAACCAGCTGCCCAGCGTACCACAGATTGCCAAG GTCTTTTGTGATGATGCCACAGGGCTGAAGTTCAACCCGGTCCTGTACCCACGG GGATCCCAGTTAATAGTGGCTTACGATGAACATGAGGTGAACAACACGTTCAAATTCGGAGTCATCTACCAGAAGTTTGGACAG ACATCAGAAGAGGAGCTATTTGGAAACAATGAGGAGACGCCAGCTTTCAAGGAGTTTCTCAGTATCCTAGGAGACACCGTTGAACTTCAAGATTTTAAAGG GTTCCGTGGTGGGCTGGACGTGTCCCATGGACAGACGGGGTCTGAATCTGTCTACACCGTCTTCAGACAGAGGGAGATTATGTTCCACGTGTCAACTAAGCTTCCCTTCACCGAGGGTGATGTTCAGCAG ctccaaAGAAAAAGGCACATAGGAAACGACATTGTGGCCGCAGTCTTCCAAGAAGAGCCCACACCGTTTGTTCCGGACATGATCGCCTCCAACTTCCTGCACGCCTACGTCCTGGTGCAGGCAGAGAACCCCTGCACAGAGCACACGACATACAAG GTGTCTGTTACGGCGAGGGAAGATGTACCTTCATTTGGACCTCCCCTCCCAAACCCAGCCATCTTCAAGAAG GGCCCAGAGTTTCGAGACTTCCTGCTGACAAAGCTGATCAATGCTGAAAACGCCTGCTACAAATCTGACAAATTCGCCAAACTGGAG GGGCGAACACGAGCCGCGCTGCTGGACAATCTCCACGACGAGCTGCACAGACAGAGTCAAAGCGCGCTTGGTCTGGGACAGGTCGGAGAGGAGGACAAGCTTGAGAACGGGGGACACGGAGGCCTGCTGGAGTCCTTCAAG AGAGCCATGCGGGTCAGGAGCCACTCCATGGAGACTATGGTAGGGTCTCACCGTCACAGGAGCCCCGGTGTAGGAGGTGGTGTTCCAGCCAGCCTCAGTGGTGGAGGTCTGCCGCAGAGCACCAGCGAATGCACAAAGAGCACCTTCACT CCTCCTGTACTGTCAGCCAAGTCTCCCCTGAAGAGCCCTGTAAAACGGCGCTCGGGTCTCTTCCCCCGTCTCCACTCCAGCACAGAAACCTCTTCAGACAAACACACGCGTAG CGACCAAAAGTTTGCAGAGAGCTGCCCGCTGTCCCAGGACATGAAATCAGAGACGTCATCCAATCCGAGCTCACCTGAGATCTGTCCCAACAAAGAAAG GCCGTTTGTCAAGCTGAAGGAGTGCGGCGGCGGCAGGCAGAACATTTCTCGTTCTTCTTCCAGCAccagcagcttcagcagcacCACGGGAGAAACAGAAGCTCTGGAAGAATTGGAGACG GCCAGCCATCCACCCATAGCTTCTTCCTCTGCCTTCAGCCCCGCACTCAACATAGAAAGCCAAGGGTCCTGCACCCCTGTCATCATGTGCCGCAGTCCAACAG aTGGAAAAACTAAGACTTCACCGAGGTCAAACTTGAAGTTCCGCTTTGACAAAATGAGCCACTCATCCACGACT TCTGAGTAG